Proteins from a single region of Sinorhizobium alkalisoli:
- a CDS encoding adenylosuccinate synthase, whose translation MTNVVVVGSQWGDEGKGKIVDWLSERADIVVRFQGGHNAGHTLVIDGISYKLSLLPSGVVRPGKLAVIGNGVVIDPHALIAEIDKLAAQGVKITPENLRIADNATLILSLHRELDGIREDAASNSGTKIGTTRRGIGPAYEDKVGRRAIRVMDLADLDTLPAKVDRLLTHHNALRRGLGEPEVSHQAIMDELSAVAERVLPFMDTVWLLLDRQRRKGARILFEGAQGTLLDIDHGTYPFVTSSNTVAGQAAAGSGMGPGSLGYILGITKAYTTRVGEGPFPTELNDEIGQFLGERGHEFGTVTGRKRRCGWFDAALVRQSVAANGITGIALTKLDVLDGLDELKICVGYTLDGQEIDHLPASQAQQAAVKPLYISLEGWKESTVGARKWADLPAQAIKYVRQVEELIGAPVALLSTSPERDDTILVTDPFED comes from the coding sequence ATGACGAATGTCGTGGTGGTCGGATCCCAATGGGGCGACGAAGGCAAGGGCAAGATCGTGGACTGGCTCTCGGAGCGTGCCGATATCGTCGTGCGCTTTCAGGGCGGCCACAATGCCGGCCACACGCTCGTCATCGACGGCATCAGCTACAAGTTGTCACTGCTGCCCTCGGGCGTCGTCAGGCCCGGCAAACTTGCGGTCATCGGCAATGGCGTGGTCATCGACCCGCATGCCTTGATCGCGGAGATCGACAAGCTCGCGGCCCAGGGCGTCAAGATCACGCCCGAGAACCTGCGCATCGCCGACAATGCGACGCTCATATTGTCGCTTCACCGCGAACTCGATGGTATCCGTGAGGATGCAGCATCGAACAGCGGCACCAAGATCGGCACGACGCGCCGCGGTATCGGCCCGGCCTATGAGGATAAGGTCGGCCGCCGCGCCATCCGCGTCATGGACCTGGCGGACCTCGACACGCTGCCGGCCAAGGTCGACCGGCTGCTGACGCACCACAATGCGCTGCGCCGGGGGCTCGGCGAGCCGGAGGTCAGCCATCAGGCCATCATGGACGAGTTGTCTGCCGTCGCCGAGCGGGTACTGCCCTTCATGGACACGGTCTGGCTGCTGCTCGACCGGCAGCGCCGCAAGGGCGCGCGCATCCTCTTCGAGGGTGCACAGGGCACCCTGCTCGATATCGATCACGGCACCTATCCCTTCGTCACCTCATCGAACACCGTTGCCGGTCAGGCGGCCGCCGGCTCCGGCATGGGACCCGGCTCACTCGGCTACATACTCGGCATCACCAAGGCCTATACGACGCGCGTCGGCGAAGGACCGTTCCCGACGGAGCTCAATGACGAGATCGGCCAGTTCCTCGGGGAGCGCGGCCATGAATTCGGCACCGTCACCGGGCGCAAGCGCCGCTGCGGCTGGTTCGACGCCGCGCTGGTGCGCCAGTCGGTCGCCGCGAACGGCATCACCGGCATCGCACTCACCAAGCTCGACGTGCTCGACGGTCTGGACGAGTTGAAGATTTGCGTCGGCTACACGCTTGATGGACAGGAGATCGACCATCTTCCCGCAAGCCAGGCGCAGCAAGCCGCGGTCAAGCCCCTCTATATTTCGCTCGAAGGTTGGAAGGAATCGACGGTCGGCGCCCGAAAATGGGCCGATCTACCTGCCCAGGCGATCAAGTATGTTCGCCAGGTGGAAGAACTGATCGGCGCGCCGGTCGCCCTTCTTTCCACAAGCCCGGAGCGCGACGACACAATACTTGTGACGGATCCTTTTGAGGACTAG
- a CDS encoding DMT family transporter — translation MNSRAYFYLGITSLFWGGNSVAGKLAVGHISPMMLTTLRWSVALAIILALMTPQIRRDWEKIRQHRLQLLAYGAVGFTLFNAFLYSAVKYTTAINAVILQAGIPMLIFLFNFALFRTRASIAQAIGFTVTLIGVLTTAAHGDFASLLKLQFNFGDGLMFLACIVYAIYTVTLRWKPAIHWQSFIAVPAFGALISSIPLLVWEAGSGEVIFPDATGWAIVFYAAIFPSLMSQVLYVRGVEMIGPNRAGLFINAIPVFGTLLSILLVGETFHLFHLAAMLLVLGGIAVAERGRPKQAH, via the coding sequence TTGAACTCCAGAGCCTATTTCTATCTCGGCATCACTTCGCTTTTCTGGGGCGGCAATTCGGTGGCGGGAAAGCTCGCCGTCGGCCATATCAGCCCGATGATGCTGACGACGTTGCGTTGGTCCGTGGCACTCGCCATCATCCTGGCGCTGATGACGCCGCAGATTCGCCGGGACTGGGAAAAGATCCGCCAGCATCGGCTGCAACTGCTCGCCTATGGCGCCGTCGGCTTCACGCTGTTTAACGCCTTTCTCTATTCGGCCGTGAAATACACGACCGCCATCAACGCCGTCATCCTGCAGGCCGGCATCCCGATGCTGATCTTCCTGTTCAACTTCGCGCTCTTCCGCACTCGCGCATCGATTGCCCAGGCCATCGGCTTCACCGTGACGCTGATAGGCGTGCTCACCACGGCGGCGCATGGCGATTTCGCAAGCCTTTTGAAGCTGCAATTCAATTTCGGCGATGGGCTGATGTTTCTCGCCTGCATCGTCTATGCGATCTACACGGTCACGCTGCGCTGGAAACCGGCCATTCACTGGCAGAGCTTCATCGCCGTCCCCGCCTTCGGAGCGCTTATCAGTTCCATTCCGCTGCTCGTTTGGGAAGCGGGAAGCGGCGAGGTAATCTTTCCGGATGCGACCGGCTGGGCGATCGTGTTCTACGCCGCGATCTTCCCGTCGCTGATGTCACAGGTCCTATATGTCCGCGGCGTCGAGATGATCGGCCCCAATCGCGCCGGGCTGTTCATCAACGCCATCCCGGTCTTCGGCACCCTGCTCTCCATCCTGCTCGTCGGCGAGACCTTTCACCTGTTTCATCTGGCGGCGATGCTGCTTGTGCTCGGCGGCATCGCCGTTGCCGAACGCGGCCGGCCGAAGCAGGCGCATTGA
- the serA gene encoding phosphoglycerate dehydrogenase, with amino-acid sequence MAPRVLVSDELSETAVQIFRDRGVEVDFEPKLGKDKERLAEVIGKYDGLAIRSATKVTEKLIAAATNLKVVGRAGIGVDNVDIPAASRRGIIVMNTPFGNSITTAEHAVALMFAVARQLPAADTSTQSGKWEKSKFMGVEITGKVLGVIGAGNIGSIVCARAIGLKMHVVAYDPFLSKERAEEMGVVKVELDELLAQADFITLHVPLTDKTRNILSAEAIAKTKPGVRIINCARGGLVDEKALAEALKSGHVAGAGFDVFEVEPATESPLFGLPNVVCTPHLGASTSEAQENVALQVAEQMSDYLVKGAVSNAINMPSITAEEAPILKPFIRLADVLGAFVGQVTESAIKEIEILYDGSTAAMNTKALTSAVLAGLIRPQVADVNMVSAPIMVKEKGIILSEVKRDKTGVFDGYIKLTVTTANQTRSVAGTVFSDGKPRFIQIKGINLDADVGNHMVYITNTDVPGMIGFIGTTLGDAGVNIANFQLGREKQAGDAIALLYVDGPVSETVLDRLRANSAIRQAKPLVFNVD; translated from the coding sequence ATGGCACCTCGCGTTCTCGTATCCGACGAACTGTCGGAAACCGCCGTCCAGATCTTCCGCGACCGCGGCGTCGAAGTGGACTTCGAGCCGAAGCTCGGCAAGGATAAGGAGCGGCTTGCCGAAGTGATCGGCAAATATGACGGCCTTGCCATCCGCTCCGCCACCAAGGTGACCGAAAAGCTCATCGCCGCCGCCACCAACTTGAAGGTTGTCGGCCGCGCCGGCATCGGCGTCGACAATGTGGACATTCCCGCCGCTTCGCGCCGCGGCATCATCGTCATGAACACCCCCTTCGGCAATTCCATCACCACGGCCGAACACGCGGTTGCGCTGATGTTTGCGGTCGCCCGCCAGCTTCCCGCCGCCGATACGTCGACGCAGTCCGGCAAGTGGGAAAAGTCGAAGTTTATGGGTGTCGAGATCACCGGTAAGGTCCTCGGCGTGATCGGCGCCGGCAATATCGGCTCGATCGTCTGCGCCCGCGCCATAGGCTTGAAGATGCACGTCGTCGCCTATGATCCGTTCCTGTCGAAGGAGCGGGCCGAGGAAATGGGCGTCGTCAAGGTCGAGCTCGACGAGCTGCTCGCGCAGGCGGACTTCATCACCCTGCACGTTCCGCTCACCGACAAGACGCGCAACATCCTGAGCGCCGAAGCGATCGCCAAGACGAAGCCCGGCGTGCGAATCATCAACTGCGCCCGCGGCGGCCTCGTCGACGAGAAGGCGCTTGCCGAGGCGCTGAAGTCGGGTCATGTCGCCGGCGCCGGCTTCGACGTCTTCGAAGTGGAACCCGCCACCGAAAGCCCGCTCTTCGGCCTGCCCAATGTCGTTTGTACCCCGCATCTCGGCGCCTCCACGTCGGAAGCGCAGGAGAATGTGGCATTGCAGGTCGCAGAGCAGATGTCCGACTATCTCGTCAAGGGCGCCGTCTCCAACGCCATCAACATGCCGTCGATCACGGCGGAGGAGGCGCCGATCCTCAAGCCCTTCATCCGCCTCGCGGATGTGCTTGGCGCCTTTGTCGGACAGGTGACCGAGAGCGCCATCAAGGAGATCGAGATTCTCTATGACGGCTCGACAGCGGCGATGAACACCAAGGCACTGACAAGCGCCGTCCTGGCTGGTCTCATCCGGCCCCAGGTGGCTGACGTCAACATGGTTTCGGCGCCGATCATGGTCAAGGAAAAGGGCATCATCCTTTCCGAGGTGAAGCGCGACAAGACGGGCGTCTTCGATGGTTACATCAAGCTGACGGTGACGACGGCGAACCAGACGCGCTCGGTTGCGGGAACGGTGTTCTCCGACGGCAAGCCGCGCTTCATCCAGATCAAGGGCATCAACCTCGACGCGGACGTCGGCAACCACATGGTCTACATCACCAATACCGACGTTCCCGGTATGATCGGCTTTATCGGCACGACGCTCGGCGATGCCGGCGTCAACATTGCCAACTTCCAACTCGGCCGTGAGAAGCAGGCCGGCGATGCGATCGCGCTACTCTATGTCGACGGGCCGGTTTCCGAGACTGTGCTCGACAGGCTGCGCGCCAATTCGGCAATCCGCCAGGCCAAGCCGCTGGTCTTCAACGTCGACTGA
- a CDS encoding phosphoserine transaminase: MTKPAKPAARPANTHFSSGPCAKRPGWTLEALSDAALGRSHRAKIGKAKLKQAIDLTREILEVPADYRIGIVPASDTGAVEMALWSLLGARGVDMLAWESFGAGWVTDVVKQLKLADVRRFEADYGELPDLSKVDFDRDVVFTWNGTTSGVRVPNADFIPADRKGLTICDATSAAFAQALDFSKLDVVTFSWQKVLGGEGAHGILILSPRAVERLESYVPAWPLPKIFRMTKGGKLIEGIFTGETINTPSMLCVEDYIDALLWAKSLGGLKALIERADANAEVIHRFVAENDWIANLAARPETRSNTSVCLKIVDEDVAVLETDAQAAFAKGVVALLDREGVAFDIGHYRDAPPGLRIWAGATIETADLEALMPWLTWAFETQKATLSQAAA, translated from the coding sequence ATGACGAAGCCTGCCAAGCCGGCCGCGCGCCCGGCGAATACCCATTTTTCTTCTGGTCCTTGCGCCAAGCGCCCCGGCTGGACGCTTGAAGCCCTTTCCGATGCCGCGCTCGGTCGTTCGCACCGGGCCAAGATCGGCAAGGCGAAGCTCAAGCAAGCCATCGACCTTACCCGTGAAATTCTCGAAGTGCCGGCCGATTACCGCATCGGCATCGTGCCCGCTTCCGATACCGGCGCCGTCGAAATGGCGCTCTGGTCGCTGCTCGGCGCCCGCGGCGTCGACATGCTCGCCTGGGAAAGCTTCGGCGCAGGCTGGGTCACCGACGTGGTCAAGCAACTAAAGCTTGCCGATGTTCGGCGCTTCGAAGCCGACTATGGCGAACTGCCTGATCTCTCCAAGGTCGACTTCGACCGCGACGTCGTCTTCACCTGGAACGGAACCACTTCGGGCGTTCGCGTCCCGAATGCTGATTTCATTCCGGCGGATCGCAAGGGGCTGACGATCTGCGACGCGACCTCCGCCGCCTTCGCCCAGGCGCTCGATTTCTCCAAGCTCGACGTCGTAACCTTCTCCTGGCAGAAGGTACTGGGCGGTGAGGGTGCGCACGGCATCCTGATCCTGAGCCCGCGTGCGGTGGAGCGGCTGGAGAGCTACGTCCCCGCCTGGCCGCTGCCGAAGATCTTCCGCATGACAAAGGGCGGCAAGCTGATCGAAGGCATCTTCACCGGCGAGACGATCAATACGCCGTCGATGCTCTGCGTCGAGGACTATATCGATGCGCTCCTCTGGGCGAAGTCGCTCGGCGGTCTCAAGGCGCTGATCGAGCGTGCCGATGCCAATGCCGAGGTCATTCACCGCTTCGTCGCGGAGAACGACTGGATCGCCAACCTCGCGGCCAGGCCGGAAACGCGCTCCAACACCTCCGTCTGCCTGAAGATCGTGGACGAGGATGTGGCGGTGCTTGAAACGGATGCGCAGGCAGCCTTCGCCAAGGGCGTGGTCGCGCTCCTCGACAGGGAGGGCGTCGCCTTCGACATCGGCCATTACCGCGATGCGCCCCCCGGCCTTCGCATCTGGGCCGGCGCGACGATCGAGACCGCCGATCTGGAGGCCCTGATGCCGTGGTTGACCTGGGCCTTCGAGACCCAGAAGGCGACCCTTTCGCAGGCGGCCGCCTGA
- a CDS encoding outer membrane protein, giving the protein MDWRNGICGIALGAGLLLSGTAEAADEDLLDAPEITISPEGNDGDRLYLRGDIGYAPWSGEGDPYYRTFDGAGYETVPFDNTRFGRPVSGTIGLGYQFTDIFRADVTAEYFEGRFDGASLRATPCAGEGAGTSCALSHSANFSALGLMANGYVDLATLAGFTPYVGAGLGATHIDWKTAHESSTCIAGLGMCAGSEGGASYQGRDGWRFAYALMAGVSYDVTDRLKLDMGYRFSYIAGGDMFDFGEEGFAGASGAKGHDDGLARHEFRVGLRLAFW; this is encoded by the coding sequence ATGGATTGGCGGAACGGGATTTGCGGCATCGCTCTGGGTGCCGGCCTGCTGCTTTCCGGCACGGCAGAAGCTGCCGACGAGGACCTGCTCGACGCGCCGGAGATCACTATCTCGCCCGAAGGAAACGATGGCGACCGCCTCTACCTGCGCGGCGACATTGGCTATGCGCCGTGGAGCGGGGAGGGTGATCCCTACTACCGAACCTTCGATGGAGCCGGTTACGAGACGGTTCCCTTTGACAACACCCGCTTCGGCAGGCCGGTGTCAGGCACGATCGGCCTCGGTTATCAGTTTACGGACATCTTCCGCGCCGATGTCACGGCTGAATATTTCGAGGGCCGTTTCGATGGCGCCTCGCTTAGGGCCACGCCTTGTGCCGGGGAGGGGGCCGGAACCTCCTGCGCCCTTTCCCACAGCGCCAATTTTTCGGCACTCGGGCTGATGGCGAATGGCTATGTCGATCTCGCAACGCTTGCGGGGTTCACGCCCTATGTCGGTGCAGGCCTGGGCGCGACCCATATCGACTGGAAGACGGCGCACGAAAGCTCGACCTGTATCGCGGGCCTAGGCATGTGCGCCGGTTCGGAGGGCGGAGCCTCTTATCAAGGGCGCGACGGCTGGCGTTTCGCCTATGCGCTGATGGCTGGCGTCTCCTATGACGTCACCGATCGCCTGAAATTGGATATGGGCTACCGCTTCTCGTACATTGCCGGCGGCGACATGTTCGACTTTGGGGAAGAAGGCTTTGCCGGTGCAAGCGGCGCCAAGGGCCATGACGATGGCCTTGCGCGGCACGAATTCCGCGTCGGGCTGCGTCTCGCATTCTGGTGA
- a CDS encoding outer membrane protein produces the protein MNKSLIAIIAALLSGTPAVAADLYIEDPGDPPVVLSGGWYLRGHLGMSNQRLGHLENGAFDDVAVHQFLDSGSFDSAPLGGLGIGYQFNDWLRLDGIVEYRGKADFAALDRYDEDGDGVWDGTNDYDGAKSEWLLMANVYVDIGDWNGIKPYVGAGIGASRNTISNFRDINVPNLGVASASSDPTWNFAWALHAGVAYQATDRLAVDFGYSYVDLGNARTSTIRSYDGNFSSPPMHFEDITSHDFKLGMRYSLQ, from the coding sequence ATGAACAAGTCCTTGATTGCGATCATCGCCGCATTGTTGAGCGGCACACCCGCAGTGGCGGCTGATCTCTATATCGAGGATCCCGGCGACCCGCCGGTGGTGCTGTCCGGCGGATGGTATCTGCGCGGCCATCTCGGCATGAGCAATCAGCGGCTCGGTCACCTCGAGAACGGCGCGTTCGACGACGTCGCCGTGCACCAATTCCTCGATAGCGGCAGCTTCGACAGCGCGCCGCTGGGGGGGCTGGGTATCGGCTATCAGTTCAACGATTGGCTGCGCCTCGACGGCATTGTCGAATACCGCGGCAAGGCCGACTTCGCTGCCCTCGACCGGTATGATGAGGATGGCGACGGCGTATGGGACGGCACCAACGACTATGACGGCGCCAAGTCCGAATGGCTGCTGATGGCGAACGTCTATGTGGACATTGGCGACTGGAATGGCATCAAGCCCTATGTCGGCGCCGGCATCGGTGCGTCGCGCAACACAATTTCGAATTTCCGCGATATCAACGTACCGAACCTGGGCGTTGCCTCCGCGAGCAGCGATCCGACCTGGAACTTTGCCTGGGCGCTGCATGCCGGGGTCGCCTATCAGGCGACCGATCGCTTGGCCGTCGATTTCGGCTACAGCTATGTGGATCTCGGCAATGCGCGAACCAGCACCATCCGCAGCTATGACGGGAACTTCTCGTCGCCCCCGATGCACTTCGAGGACATCACCTCGCACGATTTCAAGCTCGGCATGCGCTACTCGCTGCAATAG
- the glmM gene encoding phosphoglucosamine mutase: MKRKYFGTDGIRGQSNIFPMTADLAMRVGVAVGTIFRNGAHRHRVVIGKDTRLSGYMLENAMVAGFTAAGLDVFLLGPIPTPGVAMLTRSLRADIGVMISASHNPFRDNGIKLFGPDGYKLSDEIEEKIEELLDQDMTAQLAKPEDIGRAKRVDGDIYRYIEQAKRTLPRDVTLQGLRIAIDCANGAAYKVAPSALWELGAEVVTIGTEPNGVNINLECGSTHPTALQKKVHEVRADIGIALDGDADRVVIVDETGTVIDGDQLMAVIADSWATDGMLQGGGIAATVMSNLGLERYLKSRGLKLHRTKVGDRYVVEQMRQDGLNVGGEQSGHIVLSDFGTTGDGLVAALQVLAVVKRQGKSVSEVCQRFEPVPQVLKNVRISAGKPLEDETVRQAIADAEAELAKSGRLLIRPSGTEPLIRVMAEGDDRGKVERIVDELVNVIGSVRSAA; the protein is encoded by the coding sequence ATGAAGCGCAAATATTTCGGCACCGACGGCATTCGCGGGCAATCCAATATCTTTCCGATGACGGCGGATCTCGCGATGCGAGTCGGTGTTGCCGTCGGCACCATCTTTCGCAATGGCGCCCACCGCCATCGCGTGGTGATCGGCAAGGATACCCGCCTTTCGGGCTACATGCTTGAAAACGCGATGGTCGCCGGATTCACGGCAGCCGGTCTCGATGTCTTCCTGCTCGGGCCGATCCCGACGCCCGGGGTGGCGATGCTGACGCGGTCCCTGCGCGCCGATATCGGCGTGATGATCTCCGCCTCGCACAATCCCTTCCGCGATAATGGCATTAAGCTCTTCGGGCCCGACGGCTACAAGCTTTCCGACGAGATCGAGGAAAAGATCGAGGAACTGCTCGATCAGGACATGACCGCTCAACTGGCGAAGCCCGAGGACATCGGCCGCGCAAAGCGTGTCGACGGCGACATTTACCGCTACATCGAACAGGCGAAGCGGACGCTGCCGCGCGATGTCACGCTGCAAGGCTTGCGGATCGCCATAGACTGCGCCAATGGCGCCGCCTACAAGGTCGCGCCATCTGCGCTTTGGGAACTCGGCGCCGAGGTGGTGACGATCGGAACGGAGCCGAACGGCGTCAATATCAATCTCGAATGCGGCTCGACCCATCCGACAGCCCTGCAGAAGAAGGTGCACGAAGTCCGCGCGGATATCGGCATTGCGCTGGATGGCGATGCCGACCGGGTGGTGATCGTCGACGAGACCGGAACGGTTATCGACGGCGACCAGTTGATGGCGGTGATCGCCGACAGTTGGGCCACAGACGGCATGCTGCAGGGTGGCGGCATCGCTGCGACCGTCATGTCGAATCTTGGCCTCGAGCGGTATTTGAAGTCGCGCGGGTTGAAGCTCCATCGCACCAAGGTCGGCGACCGCTATGTCGTCGAGCAGATGCGCCAGGACGGGCTGAATGTCGGCGGAGAGCAGTCCGGACATATCGTGCTCTCCGATTTCGGCACGACCGGTGACGGGCTGGTGGCCGCGCTGCAGGTGCTAGCGGTTGTCAAGCGGCAGGGTAAGTCCGTGAGCGAGGTTTGCCAGCGTTTCGAACCGGTGCCTCAGGTGCTGAAGAACGTACGTATCTCGGCAGGCAAGCCGCTGGAGGACGAGACGGTGCGCCAGGCAATCGCCGACGCTGAAGCGGAGCTCGCGAAGAGCGGCCGTCTCCTGATCCGCCCCTCCGGCACCGAGCCGCTGATCCGCGTGATGGCCGAAGGCGACGATCGCGGGAAGGTCGAGCGGATTGTCGACGAACTGGTCAATGTTATCGGCAGCGTTCGCAGCGCCGCTTGA
- the ftsH gene encoding ATP-dependent zinc metalloprotease FtsH, with amino-acid sequence MNPNFRNFALWAIIALLLIALFSMFQQPTERTGSREIPFSQFLKDVDANRVKEVVITGSKVIGSYTESGSTFQTYAPAVDTALTERLEAKDVTVTVRPEADGSSGFLSYIGTLLPMLLILGVWLFFMRQMQGGSRGAMGFGKSKAKLLTEAHGRVTFDDVAGVDEAKQDLEEIVEFLRDPQKFQRLGGRIPRGVLLVGPPGTGKTLLARSVAGEANVPFFTISGSDFVEMFVGVGASRVRDMFEQAKKNAPCIIFIDEIDAVGRHRGAGLGGGNDEREQTLNQLLVEMDGFEANEGIILIAATNRPDVLDPALLRPGRFDRQVVVPNPDINGRERILKVHVRNVPLAPNVDLKVLARGTPGFSGADLMNLVNEAALMAARRNKRLVTMQEFEDAKDKIMMGAERRSSAMTEAEKKLTAYHEAGHAIVALNVPSADPLHKATIIPRGRALGMVMQLPEGDRYSMSYTWMISRLAIMMGGRVAEELTFGKENITSGASSDIEQATKLARAMVTQWGFSDQLGQVSYGENQQEVFLGHSVAQQKNVSEATAQKIDNEIRRLIDDAYEEARRILTEKNHEFVALAEGLLEYETLTGDEIKALIRGEKPARDLGDDTPPHRGSAVPSAGTKKEVGTKGEEPEGGFEPQPQ; translated from the coding sequence ATGAACCCTAATTTTCGAAATTTTGCCCTCTGGGCAATCATAGCGCTTCTCCTGATAGCGCTATTCAGTATGTTCCAGCAGCCGACCGAGCGCACGGGTTCGCGTGAAATTCCCTTCTCGCAGTTCCTGAAGGACGTCGATGCCAACCGCGTCAAGGAAGTGGTGATCACCGGTTCCAAGGTGATCGGCAGCTACACCGAGAGCGGCTCGACCTTCCAGACCTATGCGCCTGCGGTAGATACCGCGCTCACCGAGCGGCTGGAAGCGAAGGACGTGACGGTGACGGTGCGTCCGGAAGCCGACGGCTCCTCCGGCTTCCTGAGCTATATCGGCACGCTGCTGCCGATGCTTTTGATCCTCGGCGTCTGGCTGTTCTTCATGCGCCAGATGCAAGGCGGCTCGCGCGGCGCCATGGGGTTCGGCAAGTCGAAGGCCAAGCTTTTGACAGAGGCGCATGGCCGGGTGACCTTCGACGATGTCGCCGGCGTTGATGAAGCCAAGCAGGACCTCGAGGAAATCGTCGAATTCCTGCGTGACCCGCAAAAGTTCCAGCGGCTCGGCGGCCGTATCCCGCGCGGCGTGCTGCTCGTCGGTCCGCCCGGAACCGGCAAGACGCTGCTTGCCCGCTCTGTCGCTGGTGAGGCGAATGTTCCCTTCTTCACCATCTCCGGTTCGGATTTCGTCGAGATGTTCGTCGGCGTCGGTGCGTCGCGCGTCCGCGACATGTTCGAGCAGGCGAAGAAGAACGCCCCCTGCATCATCTTCATCGACGAGATCGACGCGGTTGGTCGTCACCGCGGCGCAGGTCTCGGCGGCGGCAACGACGAGCGTGAGCAGACGCTGAACCAGTTGCTGGTCGAAATGGATGGCTTCGAGGCGAATGAGGGGATCATCCTGATCGCCGCGACCAACCGTCCAGACGTGCTCGACCCCGCGCTCCTGCGCCCAGGCCGGTTCGACCGGCAGGTCGTCGTGCCGAACCCGGACATCAACGGCCGCGAGCGTATCCTCAAGGTGCATGTCCGCAACGTGCCGCTCGCACCGAATGTCGATCTCAAGGTGCTTGCCCGCGGCACGCCCGGCTTCTCCGGCGCCGATCTCATGAACCTCGTCAACGAGGCGGCCCTGATGGCGGCGCGGCGAAACAAGCGTCTCGTCACCATGCAGGAGTTCGAGGACGCCAAGGACAAGATCATGATGGGTGCGGAGCGCCGCTCCTCCGCCATGACCGAGGCCGAGAAGAAGCTGACCGCCTATCACGAGGCCGGCCACGCGATCGTCGCGCTCAACGTCCCCTCGGCGGATCCGCTGCACAAGGCGACGATCATCCCGCGGGGCCGCGCACTCGGCATGGTGATGCAATTGCCCGAGGGCGACCGCTACTCGATGAGCTACACGTGGATGATCTCGCGGCTTGCCATCATGATGGGCGGACGCGTCGCCGAGGAGCTGACCTTCGGCAAGGAGAATATCACCTCCGGCGCCTCGTCCGATATCGAGCAGGCGACCAAGCTCGCCCGCGCGATGGTCACGCAATGGGGCTTCTCCGACCAGCTCGGCCAGGTCTCCTATGGCGAGAACCAGCAGGAGGTCTTCCTCGGCCATTCCGTGGCGCAACAGAAGAATGTCTCCGAAGCGACCGCGCAGAAGATTGACAACGAGATTCGCCGTCTGATCGATGACGCTTATGAAGAGGCGCGTCGTATCCTGACGGAAAAGAACCACGAGTTCGTTGCACTCGCGGAAGGGCTGCTCGAATACGAAACATTGACCGGCGACGAGATCAAAGCCCTGATCCGTGGCGAGAAGCCGGCCCGCGATCTCGGCGACGACACGCCGCCGCATCGCGGATCGGCGGTGCCTTCGGCCGGCACGAAAAAGGAAGTCGGCACCAAGGGCGAGGAGCCCGAAGGCGGCTTCGAGCCGCAACCGCAATAG